One Molothrus ater isolate BHLD 08-10-18 breed brown headed cowbird unplaced genomic scaffold, BPBGC_Mater_1.1 matUn_MA512, whole genome shotgun sequence genomic window carries:
- the LOC118701474 gene encoding olfactory receptor 14J1-like, producing the protein MSNSSSIRHFLLLALADTRQLQLLHFCLLLGISLPALLGNGLIISAVACGHHLHTPMFFFLLNLALSDLGSICTTVPKAMHNSLWDTSTISYSGCAAQVFLFVFFIGTELSLLTIMCYDRYVSICQPLHYGTLLGSRACAHMAAAAWASAFLNALLNTANTFSLPLCKGNALGQFFCEIPQILKLSCSKSYLRELGLIVVGASLAFVCFVFMVFSYVQIFRAVLRIPSEQGRHKAFSTCLPHLAVVSLFLSTIMFAYLKPPSISSPSLDLAVSVLYSVVPPALNPLIYSLRNQELQAAVWRLTTGQFKKH; encoded by the coding sequence atgtccaacagcagctccatcaggcacttcctcctgctggcattggcagacacgcggcagctgcagctcctgcacttctgcctcttgctgggcatctccctgcctgccctcctgggcaacggcctcatcatcagcgccgtagcctgcggccaccacctgcacacgcccatgttcttcttcctgctcaacctggccctcagcgacctgggctccatctgcaccactgtccccaaagccatgcacaattccctctgggacaccagcaccATCTCCTACTCAGGATGTGCTGCACAAGTGTTTCTGTTTGTCTTCTTCATTGGAACAGAGCTTTCCCtcctgaccatcatgtgctacgaccgctacgtgtccatctgccaacccctgcactacgggaccctcctgggcagcagagcttgtgcccacatggcagcagctgcctgggccagtgcctttctcaatgctctGTTGAACACAGCCAATACATTTTCTCTGCCCCTGTGCAAAGGCAATGCTCTGGGTCaattcttctgtgaaatcccacagatcctcaagctctcctgctccaaatcctACCTCAGGGAACTTGGGCTCATTGTAGTTGGTGCATCCTTAgcctttgtttgttttgtgttcatggttttctcctatgtgcagatcttcagggcagtgctgaggatcccctctgagcagggacggcacaaagccttttccacctgcctccctcacctggccgTGGTCTCCCTGTTTCTCAGCACCATCATGTTTGCCTacctgaagcccccctccatctcctccccatccctggatctggcagtgtcagttctgtactcggtggtgcctccagccctgaaccccctcatctacagcctgagaaaccaggagctccaggctgcagtgtggagactgACGACTGGACAATTTAAGAAACATTAA